A single Theropithecus gelada isolate Dixy chromosome 7b, Tgel_1.0, whole genome shotgun sequence DNA region contains:
- the PSMB5 gene encoding proteasome subunit beta type-5 isoform X1, producing MALASVLERPLPVNQRGFFGLGGRADLLDIGPGSPSDGLSLAAPGWGVPEEPGIEMLHGTTTLAFKFRHGVIVAADSRATAGAYIASQTVKKVIEINPYLLGTMAGGAADCSFWERLLARQCRIYELRNKERISVAAASKLLANMVYQYKGMGLSMGTMICGWDKRGPGLYYVDSEGNRISGATFSVGSGSVYAYGVMDRGYSYDLEVEQAYDLARRAIYQATYRDAYSGGAVNLYHVREDGWIRVSSDNVADLHEKYSGSTP from the exons ATGGCGCTTGCCAGCGTGTTGGAGAGACCGCTACCGGTGAACCAGCGCGGGTTTTTCGGACTCGGGGGTCGTGCAGATCTGCTAGATATAGGTCCGGGGAGTCCCAGTGATGGGCTGAGTCTGGCCGCGCCCGGCTGGGGTGTCCCAGAAGAGCCAGGGATCGAAATGCTTCATGGAACAACCACCCTGGCCTTCAAG TTCCGCCATGGAGTCATAGTTGCAGCTGACTCCAGGGCTACAGCGGGTGCTTACATTGCTTCCCAGACGGTGAAGAAGGTGATAGAGATCAACCCATACCTGCTAGGCACCATGGCTGGGGGCGCAGCGGATTGCAGCTTCTGGGAACGGCTGTTGGCGCGGCAATGTCGAATCTATGAGCTTCGAAATAAGGAACGCATCTCTGTAGCAGCTGCCTCCAAACTGCTTGCCAACATGGTGTATCAGTACAAAGGCATGGGGCTGTCCATGGGCACCATGATCTGTGGCTGGGATAAGAGAGGCCCTG GCCTCTACTACGTGGACAGTGAAGGGAACCGGATCTCAGGGGCCACCTTCTCTGTAGGTTCTGGCTCTGTGTATGCGTATGGGGTCATGGATCGGGGCTATTCCTATGACCTGGAAGTGGAGCAGGCCTATGATCTGGCCCGTCGAGCCATCTACCAAGCCACCTACCGAGATGCCTACTCAGGAGGTGCAGTCAACCTCTACCATGTGCGGGAGGATGGCTGGATCCGAGTCTCCAGTGACAATGTAGCTGATCTACATGAGAAGTACAGTGGCTCTACTCCCTGA
- the PSMB5 gene encoding proteasome subunit beta type-5 isoform X3, producing MAGGAADCSFWERLLARQCRIYELRNKERISVAAASKLLANMVYQYKGMGLSMGTMICGWDKRGPGLYYVDSEGNRISGATFSVGSGSVYAYGVMDRGYSYDLEVEQAYDLARRAIYQATYRDAYSGGAVNLYHVREDGWIRVSSDNVADLHEKYSGSTP from the exons ATGGCTGGGGGCGCAGCGGATTGCAGCTTCTGGGAACGGCTGTTGGCGCGGCAATGTCGAATCTATGAGCTTCGAAATAAGGAACGCATCTCTGTAGCAGCTGCCTCCAAACTGCTTGCCAACATGGTGTATCAGTACAAAGGCATGGGGCTGTCCATGGGCACCATGATCTGTGGCTGGGATAAGAGAGGCCCTG GCCTCTACTACGTGGACAGTGAAGGGAACCGGATCTCAGGGGCCACCTTCTCTGTAGGTTCTGGCTCTGTGTATGCGTATGGGGTCATGGATCGGGGCTATTCCTATGACCTGGAAGTGGAGCAGGCCTATGATCTGGCCCGTCGAGCCATCTACCAAGCCACCTACCGAGATGCCTACTCAGGAGGTGCAGTCAACCTCTACCATGTGCGGGAGGATGGCTGGATCCGAGTCTCCAGTGACAATGTAGCTGATCTACATGAGAAGTACAGTGGCTCTACTCCCTGA
- the PSMB5 gene encoding proteasome subunit beta type-5 isoform X2 codes for MALASVLERPLPVNQRGFFGLGGRADLLDIGPGSPSDGLSLAAPGWGVPEEPGIEMLHGTTTLAFKFRHGVIVAADSRATAGAYIASQTVKKVIEINPYLLGTMAGGAADCSFWERLLARQCRIYELRNKERISVAAASKLLANMVYQYKGMGLSMGTMICGWDKRGPVSEVLCLKPKSFGIYLLCGCAERIGNMARPLLRGQ; via the exons ATGGCGCTTGCCAGCGTGTTGGAGAGACCGCTACCGGTGAACCAGCGCGGGTTTTTCGGACTCGGGGGTCGTGCAGATCTGCTAGATATAGGTCCGGGGAGTCCCAGTGATGGGCTGAGTCTGGCCGCGCCCGGCTGGGGTGTCCCAGAAGAGCCAGGGATCGAAATGCTTCATGGAACAACCACCCTGGCCTTCAAG TTCCGCCATGGAGTCATAGTTGCAGCTGACTCCAGGGCTACAGCGGGTGCTTACATTGCTTCCCAGACGGTGAAGAAGGTGATAGAGATCAACCCATACCTGCTAGGCACCATGGCTGGGGGCGCAGCGGATTGCAGCTTCTGGGAACGGCTGTTGGCGCGGCAATGTCGAATCTATGAGCTTCGAAATAAGGAACGCATCTCTGTAGCAGCTGCCTCCAAACTGCTTGCCAACATGGTGTATCAGTACAAAGGCATGGGGCTGTCCATGGGCACCATGATCTGTGGCTGGGATAAGAGAGGCCCTG TGTCTGAAGTTCTGTGCTTGAAACCTAAGTCATTTGGAATATACTTGCTTTGTGGGTGTGCTGAGAGGATCGGCAACATGGCAAG GCCTCTACTACGTGGACAGTGA
- the PSMB11 gene encoding proteasome subunit beta type-11, whose product MALQDVCKWQSPDTQGPSPHLPRAGGWAVPRGCDPQTFLQIHGPRLAHGTTTLAFRFRHGVIAAADTRSSCGSYVACPASCKVIPVHQHLLGTTSGTSADCATWYRVLQRELRLRELREGQLPSVASAAKLLSAMMSQYRGLDLCVATALCGWDRSGPMLFYVYSDGTRLQGDIFSVGSGSPYAYGVLDRGYRYDMSTQEAYALARCAVAHATHRDAYSGGSVDLFHVRESGWEHVSRSDACVLYMELQKLLEPEPEEDASHAHPEPATAHRAAEERELSVGPGEMTPGDSRMPAGTETV is encoded by the coding sequence ATGGCTCTGCAGGATGTGTGCAAGTGGCAGTCCCCTGACACCCAGGGACCATCACCTCACCTGCCTCGGGCTGGTGGCTGGGCTGTGCCCCGGGGCTGTGACCCTCAAACCTTCCTACAGATCCATGGCCCCAGACTGGCCCATGGCACTACCACCCTGGCCTTCCGCTTCCGTCATGGAGTCATTGCTGCAGCCGACACGCGTTCCTCCTGTGGCAGCTATGTGGCGTGTCCAGCCTCATGCAAGGTCATCCCTGTGCACCAGCACCTCCTGGGTACCACCTCTGGCACCTCCGCCGACTGTGCTACCTGGTATCGGGTGTTACAGCGGGAGCTGCGGCTTCGGGAACTGAGGGAGGGTCAGCTGCCCAGTGTGGCCAGTGCTGCCAAGCTCTTATCAGCCATGATGTCTCAATACCGGGGACTGGATCTCTGTGTGGCCACTGCCCTGTGCGGCTGGGACCGCTCTGGCCCTATGCTTTTCTACGTCTATAGCGATGGCACCCGCCTGCAGGGGGATATCTTCTCTGTGGGCTCTGGATCTCCCTATGCCTACGGCGTGCTAGACCGTGGCTATCGCTACGACATGAGCACCCAGGAAGCCTACGCCCTGGCTCGCTGCGCCGTGGCCCATGCCACCCACCGTGATGCCTATTCAGGGGGCTCTGTAGACCTTTTCCACGTGCGGGAGAGTGGATGGGAGCATGTGTCACGCAGTGATGCCTGTGTGCTGTACATGGAGTTACAGAAGCTCCTGGAGCCAGAGCCAGAGGAGGATGCCAGCCATGCCCATCCTGAGCCTGCCACTGCCCACAGAgctgcagaagagagagagcTCTCTGTGGGGCCAGGGGAGATGACACCAGGAGACTCCAGGATGCCAGCAGGGACTGAGACAGTGTGA
- the CDH24 gene encoding cadherin-24 has translation MWGLVRLLLAWLGGWGCMGRLAAPARAWSGSRGHPGPALLRTRRSWVWNQFFVIEEYAGPEPVLIGKLHSDVDRGEGRTKYLLTGEGAGTVFVIDEATGNIHVTKSLDREEKAQYVLLAQAVDRASNRPLEPPSEFIIKVQDINDNPPIFPLGPYHATVPEMSNVGTSVIQVTAHDADDPSYGNSAKLVYTVLDGLPFFSVDPQTGVVRTAIPNMDRETQEEFLVVIQAKDMGGHMGGLSGSTTVTVTLSDVNDNPPKFPQSLYQFSVVETAGPGTLVGRLRAQDPDLGDNALMAYSILDGEGSEAFSISTDSQGRDGLLTVRKPLDFESRRSYAFRVEATNTLIDPAYLRRGPFKDVASVRVVVQDAPEPPAFTQAAYHLTVPENKAPGTLVGQISAADLDSPASPIRYSILPHSDPERCFSIQPEEGTIHTAAPLDREARVWHNLTVLATELGWSWGPERGWVPPLVAKWSTPTAPPQISPVGSPVGIPQDSSAQASRVQVTIQTLDENDNAPQLAEPYDTFVCDSAAPGQLIQVIRALDRDEVGNSSHVSFQGPLGPDANFTVRDNRDGSASLLLPSRPAPPRQAPYLVPIELWDWGQPALSSTATVTVSVCRCQPDGSVASCWPEAHLSAAGLSTGALLAIITCVGALLALVVLFVALRRQKQEALMVLEEEDVRENIITYDDEGGGEEDTEAFDITALQNPDGAAPQAPGPPARRDVLPRARVSRQPRPPGPADVAQLLVLRLREADEDPSVPPYDSVQVYGYEGRGSSCGSLSSLGSGSEAGGVPGPAEPLDDWGPLFRTLAELYGAKEPPAP, from the exons ATGTGGGGCCTGGTGAGGCTCCTGCTGGCCTGGCTGGGTGGCTGGGGATGCATGGGGCGTCTGGCAGCCCCAGCCCGGGCCTGGTCAGGGTCCCGGGGACACCCAGGGCCTGCTCTGCTGCGGACTCGAAGGAGCTGGGTCTGGAACCAGTTCTTTGTCATTGAGGAATATGCTGGTCCAGAGCCTGTCCTCATTGGCAAG CTGCACTCGGATGTTGACCGGGGAGAGGGCCGCACCAAGTACCTGTTGACCGGGGAGGGGGCAGGCACCGTATTTGTGATTGATGAGGCCACAGGCAATATTCATGTTACCAAGAGCCTTGACCGGGAGGAAAAGGCACAATATGTGCTACTGGCCCAAGCCGTGGACCGAGCCTCCAACCGGCCCCTGGAGCCCCCATCAGAGTTCATCATCAAAGTGCAAGACATCAACGACAATCCACCCATTTTTCCCCTTGGGCCCTACCATGCCACTGTGCCCGAGATGTCCAATGTCG GGACATCAGTGATCCAGGTGACTGCTCACGATGCTGATGACCCCAGCTATGGGAACAGCGCCAAGCTGGTGTACACTGTTCTGGATGGACTGCCTTTCTTCTCTGTGGACCCCCAGACTG GAGTGGTGCGTACAGCCATCCCCAACATGGACCGGGAGACACAGGAGGAGTTCTTGGTGGTGATCCAGGCTAAGGACATGGGCGGCCACATGGGGGGGCTGTCAGGCAGCACTACGGTGACCGTCACACTCAGCGATGTCAACGACAATCCCCCCAAGTTCCCACAGA GCCTATACCAGTTCTCCGTGGTGGAGACAGCTGGACCTGGCACGCTGGTGGGCCGGCTCCGGGCCCAGGACCCAGACCTGGGGGACAACGCCCTGATGGCATACAGCATCCTGGACGGGGAGGGGTCCGAGGCCTTCAGCATCAGCACAGACTCCCAGGGTCGAGACGGGCTCCTCACTGTCCGCAAG CCCCTAGACTTCGAGAGCCGGCGCTCCTACGCCTTCCGTGTCGAGGCCACCAACACGCTCATCGACCCAGCCTATCTGCGGCGAGGGCCCTTCAAGGATGTGGCCTCTGTGCGTGTGGTGGTGCAAGATGCCCCAGAGCCACCTGCCTTCACCCAGGCTGCCTACCACCTGACCGTGCCCGAGAACAAGGCCCCAGGGACCCTGGTAGGCCAGATCTCAGCGGCTGACCTGGACTCCCCTGCCAGCCCAATCAG atACTCCATCCTCCCCCACTCAGATCCGGAGCGTTGCTTCTCTATCCAGCCCGAAGAAGGGACCATCCACACAGCAGCACCCCTGGACCGCGAGGCTCGTGTCTGGCACAACCTCACTGTGCTGGCTACAGAGCTTG GCTGGAGCTGGGGGCCAGAAAGGGGCTGGGTACCTCCTCTGGTTGCTAAGTGGAGCACACCAACAGCCCCACCCCAGATAAGCCCTGTTGGAAGCCCTGTGGGAATCCCCCAAG ACAGCTCTGCACAGGCCTCGCGCGTGCAAGTGACCATCCAGACCCTGGATGAGAATGACAATGCTCCCCAGTTGGCTGAGCCCTACGATACCTTTGTGTGTGACTCTGCAGCTCCTGGCCAG cTGATTCAGGTCATCCGGGCCCTGGACAGAGATGAAGTTGGCAACAGTAGCCATGTCTCCTTTCAAGGTCCTCTGGGCCCCGATGCCAACTTTACTGTCCGGGACAACCGAG ATGGCTCCGCCAGCCTGCTGCTGCCCTCCCGCCCTGCTCCACCCCGCCAGGCCCCCTACTTGGTTCCCATAGAACTGTGGGACTGGGGGCAGCCGGCGCTGAGCAGCACTGCCACAGTGACTGTTAGTGTGTGCCGCTGCCAGCCTGACGGCTCTGTGGCATCCTGCTGGCCTGAGGCTCACCTCTCAGCTGCTGGGCTCAGCACCGGCGCCCTGCTTGCCATCATCACCTGTGTGGGTGCCCTGCTTG CCCTGGTAGTGCTCTTCGTGGCCCTGCGGCGGCAGAAGCAGGAAGCATTGATGGTACTGGAGGAGGAGGACGTCCGAGAGAACATCATCACCTACGACGACGAGGGCGGCGGCGAGGAGGACACCGAGGCCTTCGACATCACGGCCCTGCAGAACCCAGACGGGGCGGCCCCCCAGGCACCCGGCCCTCCCGCGCGCCGAGACGTGCTGCCCCGGGCTCGGGTGTCGCGCCAGCCCAGACCCCCCGGCCCCGCCGATGTGGCGCAGCTCCTGGTGCTGCGGCTCCGCGAGGCGGACGAGGACCCCAGCGTACCCCCGTACGACTCGGTGCAGGTGTACGGCTACGAGGGCCGGGGCTCCTCCTGCGGCTCCCTCAGCTCCCTGGGATCCGGCAGCGAAGCCGGCGGCGTCCCCGGCCCGGCGGAGCCGCTGGACGACTGGGGTCCGCTCTTCCGCACCCTGGCGGAGCTGTATGGGGCCAAAGAGCCCCCGGCCCCCTGA